A stretch of DNA from candidate division WOR-3 bacterium:
GTAACTACCAAGACAATTAAAATGGGCGGAGTGGCAACGCAAACTATTCAATACGGAACAAAAAGGAAAATCAAAAAAGAAGTTGAAGAAGCATTAAAACACTCACCAATTATTATTGCAACATCATGTGATGTGCCTCCGACAACACCATCAGAAAATATAAAAGAAATGATAAAATATGCCCGACAATAAAACACAAAGTTGTTACGGACTAGCGCTGGACCTTGGAACAATGGTTGTGAAAGGTTGTGTTGTGGATTTACACACCAAACGGATAATCCGAGTGATAAAAAAGTATAATCAACAAAATGCATTAGGCACTAATGTAATTTCACGCATTAGTAAAGCCCTCCAAGGTAATAATAGACTCAGAAATTTACTTTTTGCCACAATAACTGAAATAAAAAAAGAGATGGGTATTTTTAATCCTTGTTATACAACCGTAGTTGGTAATTCGGTTATGGAATCATTTTATCTTAACAAATCAGTTTCAGGATTAGCAAAATTTCCCTTTCGCTCGGCTATTAAATGTGGGGAAAAAACAAAAAATCCTCAAGGCTATGTTTTTCCAGTGATTGGCGGTTTTGTTGGCGGTGATACTATCGCCGGAATCTTGGCGTCAGATATTTATAAAAAGAATAAGAATTATTTATATATTGACCTTGGGACTAATGGCGAAGTCGTGTTAATTAAAAATAGAAAAATCTATGCGGTTTCGACTGCGGCTGGACCGGCATTTGAGGGTGTCGGTATAAGTGCGGGTACGCTGGCAATTCCTGGTGCTATTAAAAGATTTTATTTCCATAAAAAGAAATTAACCTTTACTACAATTAATAATAAAAAACCAATAGGCATTTGTGCTTCGGGTTTACTCAGTCTGCTTACAATAATGCTTAAACAAAAATGGCTCAAAGACAATGGCCAATTAGTCCGACCAATGAATTTGAAAGGGTTTAAAGTTACTCAGCAAGATGTGAGAAAAATTCAATTAGCAATTGCCGCCATCCATGCCGGCGTTAAGATTTTGTTGATGAAAGCGAATCTAAAACCATCTGATATTTATGAAGTAATTATTACCGGCGAGTTTGGTGATAAATTAAATAAATCAATATTAGTTAGACTCGGACTAATTCCCCAGGGTATAAAAAAAATAAGATTTGAAGACAATTTACCGTTAAAAGGTGCTGTTGCCATTTTACTTAACAGAGCCCAAATAAAACAAGTAGAAGCAATCAGAAAATCAAGCACTCATATTGAACTTGCTTTAGAAAAAGATTTTCCCCAAGTATTTATCCAAGCAATGAACTTATCTCCATGGAACTAATCGGTTACACCTATTCTTATATTCCGGTGGAACTTTTGTCTTTAACTGGATTCCAACCATATGCTCTTTTACACGGAGATATTGGGCTGTCTCAACAAGGTGAAAATTTTGTCCGCGTCGATGCCTGTCCTTTTATAAAATCCAATCTGAGTTATCTGACTAATAATAAAGATAAATTTAAAGCAGTAGTTGGTTCAACTGGCTGTGATATGTCTCGTCGAATGTTTGATATATTAAACCAAGTAACGGAGGTGCCGGTCTATCTAATAAATGTTCCCAGAACTGATAGACCTCGAATCTTTTATGACGAAATTGACTGGCTGTTTCACCAATTAGAATACCTGGCGCAGAAAAAATTTACTTCTCCATTAATTGCCGAAGAAATTGATAAGTGGGAAAAAGAGAGAGAATACTATCGGAAACTTAATGCGCTAAGAGAGACGACACCTTCTTTAATGTCAACTTCACAATTTCATCAGATAATAATAAATTATTATCAAGGGAATATTGGTAAACGTTTTGAAATTAAACCAGAACAGAGTAATAAACCCAGGGTATATTTATTGGGAAGTACCATAAGTTATGAATCGAATCAAATTTTGCAACTTCTGGAAAAAGATTTAAGAATTGTTGGCGATTTCATTAATGGATTATCACGCAACATAAATATTAATATTAAAAACAAGACATTGGATGGCATAAAATCAGCATATTATAATCAGATATCTGATATTGTAAAACGACCAAACTATAAATATTATGAGTATATCAAAAGCGAACTACAAAGGCTTAACTGCGTTGGTATTGTTGCGTGGACTTTAGATTATTGCGACAGTTACGAATTCGAACTAAAAAGAATCGAAAGCGAGTTCAACTTGCCTCTGCTCAAAATTAGAAGCGACTATTCTTTTCAGAATATAAGTCAGTTAAAGGTGCGCATTAACGCCTTTGCCGAAATATTGTAGAAAATGAAAGCACAGATTGAACAGATTAATCAGATTTTTTCGGATTGTTTGCCGAAAAAGATTTCTTTAAAAGAATGGAGCGCTAAATTTAGGTTGCTGGACACTCATTTTATTAACAGTTTCTATTATTATAACAATAATGACTGGGGCCGATATTTGTTTCCGCCAGCAACTTTTATGGTCTATGGAGCAAGACAGTTACGACACCTAAAGTTTGATAATTCGTTAGCAGCACTCAGACTTTGGGGTTTCAGTTTTAATGAATCAGAGCGTCTCTTCCGCGCCAAACAGATTGGCAAAAAAGTAATTGCCACTATGGGCGATTTGGGCATTGTGCCAATTATTGTAATGGCATTTCCGGACTGCATTCCATTTTATCCTGAATGTATTTGGTGGACACCATTTTTCAGTGAATCAAATGTATTATTAGACCGTGCCAGCGAATTGGGAATGCCGGAAGCAAGTTGCTTTGTCCGGGCAGCACTTGCTGCCTTTGATAAAAAAGCATACTTTCCTAAACCCGATCTGTTATTTGCTTCTACTGGTGCGTCTTGTGATGATTATTCTTGTATTATGCAGATGGTGGAACATCTGGGACACAAATTAATATGGTTAGAAATTCCGTATCGCCGAGCGCAGGCACAACATTTCCCTGACGAGGAATATAAAGTAACAACTCAAGGTTATCAATACCCGGCACGATTAGAAAAATATTTGGTTGATGAATATAAAAAGGTCTGGCATAGTATGATAGAATTAACCCAGGTTAATGATATTGCCTTGCTTGAACTTTCCATTAAAAAGGCAAATCGTTTACGACGGCTGGTTGAAGATATTAAGAAATTGGTTTATAATGCAGAAATCGCACCTTTTCCGGCTTTAGAAATGATGGTGATTGAATTTGGTAATTTATACGGTTATGCCGATTTTGATGAATGGTTTAGTATCTGCGAAATGGTCTATGAGACGGTTCAAAAACGAGTGGAAAGAGGCATTGGCGTGTTATCGGAAAAAGCGATACCAATAGCTTGGATAACGCCTTCTGCTGACCCAATATTATTAAATTTGGTTGAGGACCTGGGCGGTCGGGTAATAACAACTGAATATGTAATTAATCAAGCATTAGTTGAAATTGAGGAAGATATAAATCCATTCAATGCCTTAGCCCGGTCATTTCTAAATGCATCATTAATCGGCTCAACCGATGAGCGCGTGAGACGCATCAAAGAAAAAATCGAGCAGGGTAAAATCAAGGGCGTAATTATCACTAATATGTTAGGCGCTTCGCATTGTGCAATGGAAACAAAACTGATTGCGCAGATATTGAATCAAATTTCGGTTCTGACAATTGATGTTCCCGCACCTACAGGAATTACTGAACAGTTAAAAACGCGTATCGCCGCATTTTTAGAAACAATAAAAAATTAAACAGCCATAGATGTTAATTTTACTTACAAAGTGTATGCTTTATCTTTTATAAAATATCATTAAAAATATTATGAAAGATAAATTGACTCCCCGCGAACGCTTTGGATTATTAGTGATCGATGAAAAACCTGACCGTTGTAATGTAATACCACTTATCACGGCGCATTCGGCTAAAATTAAAGGAGTGAAGTTAAAAGATTATTATACTAATGGCGAAACTATGGCGAGAGCACAAATTGCGGCTTTTGAAGAATACGAACACGACGCGATTTCAATATTCTCAGAAGTTGGAATACTTGCCGAAGCAATGGGTTCAGAGTTCGATTATCCAGACGATGATTTGCCGGTGCAAAAAAAACCGATTCTAGCGCAAATTGATATTGATAACCTTAAAATTCCTAATCCGCAAAAGGACAAAAGACTGCCGGTTTATCTTGAAGCGATCGAATATACTTATGCCTCGCTCGGTGATAAAGTGCCAATACTTGCTTATGTGCCAGCGCCATTCACAACCGGAATGATGTTGTCAGACCCAAATAAGTTTTTAGTGCAGATTATTAAAGAGCCGGATTATATCAAAAAAATTTTGGCAAAATCTACTGAAGCCGTAATTGAATTTTGCTACCATATTATCGACGCCGGCGGTCTGCCAATCTTAGTTGACCCACTGGCTTCATCAAGTGTGATTAGTCCTAAGACATATCAAGAATTCGCTCTGCCCTATGAAAGAAAAGTAATTGATTTTCTCCACCGATATGATTTAGATGTCATTCTACACATTTGTGGTAATACCTATCCGATTCTGGACTTATTACCGCAAACCGGGGCTGATTTAATTAGCATTGATTTGGTTGACCTAAAAACCGTAATAGCAAAACTGGCGAACCGTCTGCGTATAATTGGTAATTATAATACCTCAAAATTATTGTTGTCCAGCACTAAAAATATTGCTGAGGA
This window harbors:
- a CDS encoding ASKHA domain-containing protein, producing MPDNKTQSCYGLALDLGTMVVKGCVVDLHTKRIIRVIKKYNQQNALGTNVISRISKALQGNNRLRNLLFATITEIKKEMGIFNPCYTTVVGNSVMESFYLNKSVSGLAKFPFRSAIKCGEKTKNPQGYVFPVIGGFVGGDTIAGILASDIYKKNKNYLYIDLGTNGEVVLIKNRKIYAVSTAAGPAFEGVGISAGTLAIPGAIKRFYFHKKKLTFTTINNKKPIGICASGLLSLLTIMLKQKWLKDNGQLVRPMNLKGFKVTQQDVRKIQLAIAAIHAGVKILLMKANLKPSDIYEVIITGEFGDKLNKSILVRLGLIPQGIKKIRFEDNLPLKGAVAILLNRAQIKQVEAIRKSSTHIELALEKDFPQVFIQAMNLSPWN
- a CDS encoding 2-hydroxyacyl-CoA dehydratase family protein, producing MELIGYTYSYIPVELLSLTGFQPYALLHGDIGLSQQGENFVRVDACPFIKSNLSYLTNNKDKFKAVVGSTGCDMSRRMFDILNQVTEVPVYLINVPRTDRPRIFYDEIDWLFHQLEYLAQKKFTSPLIAEEIDKWEKEREYYRKLNALRETTPSLMSTSQFHQIIINYYQGNIGKRFEIKPEQSNKPRVYLLGSTISYESNQILQLLEKDLRIVGDFINGLSRNININIKNKTLDGIKSAYYNQISDIVKRPNYKYYEYIKSELQRLNCVGIVAWTLDYCDSYEFELKRIESEFNLPLLKIRSDYSFQNISQLKVRINAFAEIL
- a CDS encoding 2-hydroxyacyl-CoA dehydratase family protein, translating into MKAQIEQINQIFSDCLPKKISLKEWSAKFRLLDTHFINSFYYYNNNDWGRYLFPPATFMVYGARQLRHLKFDNSLAALRLWGFSFNESERLFRAKQIGKKVIATMGDLGIVPIIVMAFPDCIPFYPECIWWTPFFSESNVLLDRASELGMPEASCFVRAALAAFDKKAYFPKPDLLFASTGASCDDYSCIMQMVEHLGHKLIWLEIPYRRAQAQHFPDEEYKVTTQGYQYPARLEKYLVDEYKKVWHSMIELTQVNDIALLELSIKKANRLRRLVEDIKKLVYNAEIAPFPALEMMVIEFGNLYGYADFDEWFSICEMVYETVQKRVERGIGVLSEKAIPIAWITPSADPILLNLVEDLGGRVITTEYVINQALVEIEEDINPFNALARSFLNASLIGSTDERVRRIKEKIEQGKIKGVIITNMLGASHCAMETKLIAQILNQISVLTIDVPAPTGITEQLKTRIAAFLETIKN
- a CDS encoding uroporphyrinogen decarboxylase family protein, translating into MKDKLTPRERFGLLVIDEKPDRCNVIPLITAHSAKIKGVKLKDYYTNGETMARAQIAAFEEYEHDAISIFSEVGILAEAMGSEFDYPDDDLPVQKKPILAQIDIDNLKIPNPQKDKRLPVYLEAIEYTYASLGDKVPILAYVPAPFTTGMMLSDPNKFLVQIIKEPDYIKKILAKSTEAVIEFCYHIIDAGGLPILVDPLASSSVISPKTYQEFALPYERKVIDFLHRYDLDVILHICGNTYPILDLLPQTGADLISIDLVDLKTVIAKLANRLRIIGNYNTSKLLLSSTKNIAEEVKNMVKLGMHSAKGYIAATGCEVPIPTPKENIKTFIQSAKENGWYWD